ACATGGGAATGGAGAAAGTAAGTTGGTTTCTACAGTTCTGTTGCGTTTGAGTTAgaacacattttaattaatttatttttgttttaaggttaACCAACGAAATGAGTTGTCCCATCACATGTGTAAGGGTTCATCCcaaagaaaaaatgattgcCACAGGAGACGAGCAAGGAAAAATCATGATGTGGCGGAATTTCTTTAAAACCAACGACGACGTTCGAATGGTAAATATTACGGTTATAAATCCCCCTGTAAATAAGAGCGTAAACGTGTTGATGCATCTCATGTTCTTAAATTaaagtcctaaaagatctcaaCGTACACAAATCCTCCAGCCCGGATGCTGACCCCACCCCCTATTATTCTAAAAAAGGTGTTCTTGAACCATGGCACAGTTATTgtgttagttttttatttatcctATCCTTCGTAATGTCCGGCATTACAGTATGAAGCAATGGAGCAGCTGAGGAGCTCTTTCTAATTTGCAGTCTTATATTCCAATCAACTTACCTGCTTCGCTGAAGACAAgataccctcagcttttcatgtTCACTTAAAGAATCACATTCCTGCTCTTAGCGCATTAAATTCTTGTTTTATAACAACattgttaaaaatacaatatcgtatagaatttaatgcttcggaaacttgttcttattttacaaaatttaactgcGATAGACTCCGGTGGACAAGTCAACTAAAAGACTATTTATTTAGCACATAGAGAATGTTAACTTTTGATAGATCGGCTGGAACAACAAACGCCTTGGGATGTTGCAAACTCATGACGTTGACTTGCGACGTATCCCCGTGCACATTGTCCAGACAATAATGATGAAGATATCTTACaaagttaacattttaaagAGTTCCAAGTTTCACTGTTGTAACCAAAAAGAACTCACCTTTTCAAACTTCTTACGCAGACTGTTCTTTATATGTCTGGCCTTAAAATGAATCATTTAAGGTGCTTTTTGAAATTGCCATTAAAAATGTTGCCACTTTTGAAAATTACTATTTTAAGAATCTGTTCTCGATATGCGGGTTTCTTCTACTCCTCAGGCGTGAGCTGTCTGAATATTGTTccaaaaaaatttccaaaaatatagcttagacttttttttttgagaaaatagaaAACTGTGCAATTTTGAACACGAGTACTTCATAGAAAATCATTTCCCTCACTAAAGATTTAACCACAAAATCAATACCATGTTGCCCAATAATGTATtcgattaattttatttttgattttcattttagaCCCTCTACCATTGGCATCATAGTCCAGTTACGAGTATAGTATTCTCTGCAACTGGTGCCTCAATGTACAGTAGTGGTCATGAGACTGTCCTTGTCAAATGGACCATTAAAAGTCCTGAACTCAAAGAATTTGTTCCAAGAATGTCATCAATTATACGTCACATCgcatcaaatgaaaataatacaacaTTTGCTGTGTCCACAGCTGATAACggtaacaattatttttaataataaaattcccaaaaacttttaactaattattttatccattttttttttgttgttgtaggaATTCAAATTTTGGGTGTTGATTTTCAAACCAAATGCACTCTGCAAGATTTCACTTACACGTACGACGATAAAACAGGAAAAGACAAGTTTCCAGTTGGTTTGCGAGTGAATCCACGTAAGAACACACTTGTGCTGAATGGGAGAGTTGGTCATTTGCAATTCTATTCTGCCCACACAAAAACAATGCTCTACAATGTAAGTAAAGGAGAAGGCGGACACTTTTTTGAGGTGAATTATTTGTGTATGAATTTATTTGTAGGTTGACGTTGTGGGGCTAAATCCACTTTGCTATGAAACTGAGAAAATCCTTTATAATACCCGAGTTACCCAAGTGGCTCATAATATCGATTGGATGGCAACTGCAGAAGAATTCAACGACGAGCAGCATCTACCTGAAGTTCGTCTCAAATTTTGGCTTTACAATAAGAAACTTCAAGAgtaagtgaacattttattttttgtttaaatctcgAGTGAAAACCAATTTCTCTCTTTCGTTTAGTTATGGTTTAATAACAAGTGTAGAATTCGCCCATCAAGGCGGTATCAGGGCCATTGAATTTTCGAATCCAAATTACGTCGAGAATCTTCTGTGCGCAACAGTTGGCAATGACAACATCATTAAACTATGGTCCCTAGAATATTCAGGTgacattcataaaaataaacaaatatggtTTTGTGTGGCGCAGACAAGTTACAAGAATTTACCCTGTGAATCACTTGGATTCTGTGAAGATGGTTCATTGCTGGCAGCTGGTTTTGGAAACACCCTCTGTGTGTACAAAGCCGAGAATCTAAGCCTACTGACAGCCCTCGCGCCAGGTGGAAGTTTTGATGGTAGTTTGCGAAAGGCTCAAATACGTGTTcctaaattgaataaaaacggTTCGAAAAATGACCTCAActccaagaaacaaaaaatagttcaattattttcaaatctcCTCCACGCCAAAGATGAGACTCttctgaaagaaataaaaaattcagtaaAGACAAGAAAAATTCGAGAAATTGAAACTCTTGACAATtcacaaaaacaattattgtaCAAGAAAATTCGATCCATGAATCAATTGAATCTATTCCAGAAACTTTTACTCTATCAAAAGTTGGGAATTGCGTTTCAACTTAACGAAGAATGGCATTCAAAGATAGTTGCGTATGTGAATGATAATGTACCCAGTGCTGGAAAGACAAAAGAACTGAAGAAGCAAATTCCCTGCTTGAATTTAAAATCTCGTTTCAAAGCTAAATTCATGATTAATAAGTATGTGAAACGAGAGCAAAGCTACGATCAGAATATTGTCAATAAATTGGCTCCATTGTTGAGTTTGTTGAAGTTGGATGGTGCGAGGGCTAAGCCAGTCTTAACGAATGGAGTTGGAAATGGAGAGCCGCCAAAGGAAGAGACAGAGACACAATCGGGCGGTAGTAAACCTGTCCCACCAATGCAATCCCTCCTTACGATAAAAAAGATTCTATTTTGTTCCGGAGATTTTGCACATTTGGTTTGTTatagtttgtaaatttttaagggGAAACATTAaggtaaaaaacaatttatttacagGTAATTGCATGCACTGAAAATAGACTGCTCATCTGGAACCTCCTTAATCTGCGGTTGCAAACCGTTTTGAAGCTATCCACAGAACAAATAGCCATTGATTCTAAAAATAATCTAGTTGCTGTTTTCACAAAGAACAAAGAATGTGAGTTAGTTTCCAAAACATAAAAgactaattttttaatgatttttgtattgattgcAGTGCATATATTTTCTCCAAGCGACACCTTGACGCTGTATTTCAGGAAGAATATGCCACGAGTATTGGGTGCCGTTTGGCTGCCAAGGAAACAGCCCAAAGCGCAAGCTTTCTTCGTCAACTGGCAATCAAGATCGATATTGTATTTCTTGACAGATAATAATGTGAGTATTTGGGACTTAAGAAAAGTAGAAGAatttaagaattaataaaaactcgactattcaatttcatttcgaaagtttaaaataagaatcttaaattattttaaaactatcaagAAATCGTCCGTAAAAGGATCTTGTTATGATAATTTTTTGTGTGActcttatttttatgttaactctgaagacaacattttcattttgtatttgcttCAAAAGTTCTGAGTGTAAAAAGCTCTTCTTGGGTGAAAAAACTgttctattttaaaacttatttattcatTCCAGGAAATTATGTATCTCGGAGCTGATGACGACCTTAACGataaaaaactgacttttgaaaaagaacaaaattttgctCCAGTCAAATATTCGACATTTGGTACCTATGCTAAAAATCAAGTTAATACTAAACAAAATGCGGATCTTAATAATGAAGCAACGGCAATTGGTGTCCATGGAAAAGCAGCTGTGAAATCGGTATGTTCCAAAAtttcaatgcaattttttttgtttgtattttatttattttcatttttagtttttggaaatgtcCTCCCAAACAATGGCTCCATTGAGTTTACTGTGCAATGATTTCTTAAAATCAGTTATCGAATTAAATGTACCATCTGaagctaaaaaatcaaaaacatctaaaaatacacaattaaatggtttttatgaCTCGAGTGATAATGAAGATGATGACTATAAAACGCATAGAACTTTAATTGAGAAAGTGGGTAATATCACAAAGAAAGAGAATgacaatacaaatttgttaagtgaagaatatttacataaaattgcTGCTGAAACGAtagaaatagatttttaatattaaaaaacaacaacaaaaacaacaatattaaattaagaATCCAGTTGAAGAGTGACGAATGGAAATGTgtacaaatgttatttttttgtttgtataaagaataaataaatacttattttttaataaactaaaaacgtgtaactttatttcttaaaaaaaaaaaaaaacacttaacatATCATCGTGGGATCAAAGGTAAAACTCACAAAGTGCaaataatattgtaaaataaaaataagatcgAAATCGAAAAATGGATTATAAAATGAGATTTGCAAAACGTCTTTAATGGCTCATGAAagcttttattgattttatttaaatgatttggaagtgttttaaaattgattgaaattaataaaactactaatttttaaattcgattaGACTCAAATTTGCAAAGAATTACATTTGATCGAGATAGATTAGCACCTGCCTAGCGAATGTTCCTTAAGCAGGACGGCACTTGAAAAAGGGAGTTTAATTCTGAGAGAAGTCGAAACATAACtcgtacaaaacaaaattgggcTTAAAccgaaaaaataatttgttttcttataacgTATAGACATTTTCACTCTTAATATTTTGGCCCGAAAATATTGAGATGCCCTTTATCAAATTGTTGAAAGATTCCCTCTTTCAGATGGCGTGAAGATTGGAGGAGTCAATTAAACTCTATACAATTAATTGGTTGAAAGTGCTCTAGggtattgtattttaaaaaattctccaTCTTCAGGATATTGAAACATCGTTAACATTGATCGATCTTTTCGTTTTCAAGATTCTAGTCATTCTGAATTTCTAATTTCAATGCTTTGTTTCAAGATTTGGTCTTTTAGATTTAATGGTTAACtctatttaatcattttttttttaattcagtagTTGAGTTTTTACTAAAGATATTTGTGCAGGTATTGACTGATATGTCCCTCAACATCGTAGAAATgagtcttttaatttttaaaatgcttgaatctaattgtgaaaaaaagattacTTTGCTTATTTAGCCTGTTTTACCTTTGAACCGACGCAATCGATGCGCATTTATAA
This window of the Eupeodes corollae chromosome 3, idEupCoro1.1, whole genome shotgun sequence genome carries:
- the LOC129952122 gene encoding WD repeat-containing protein 75 encodes the protein MDENDDKLKLQYLAGGSLIKFKPIFSPDSNLLFVVTDRSVQVFSVSTGQLTHVLEGAKDPLISLEYDLLDNQILVGCTEGGEVIRWKWATGTIRSRVQLKVKGTAQFHTFNFLKLCQNEMPCAVITVVKNKNPVQCYIVNSVDGNILNYPLDLLLKRQKPIVDVDKDNFKYFVIIQGPFLFFVDYQTWEWRKLTNEMSCPITCVRVHPKEKMIATGDEQGKIMMWRNFFKTNDDVRMTLYHWHHSPVTSIVFSATGASMYSSGHETVLVKWTIKSPELKEFVPRMSSIIRHIASNENNTTFAVSTADNGIQILGVDFQTKCTLQDFTYTYDDKTGKDKFPVGLRVNPRKNTLVLNGRVGHLQFYSAHTKTMLYNVDVVGLNPLCYETEKILYNTRVTQVAHNIDWMATAEEFNDEQHLPEVRLKFWLYNKKLQDYGLITSVEFAHQGGIRAIEFSNPNYVENLLCATVGNDNIIKLWSLEYSGDIHKNKQIWFCVAQTSYKNLPCESLGFCEDGSLLAAGFGNTLCVYKAENLSLLTALAPGGSFDGSLRKAQIRVPKLNKNGSKNDLNSKKQKIVQLFSNLLHAKDETLLKEIKNSVKTRKIREIETLDNSQKQLLYKKIRSMNQLNLFQKLLLYQKLGIAFQLNEEWHSKIVAYVNDNVPSAGKTKELKKQIPCLNLKSRFKAKFMINKYVKREQSYDQNIVNKLAPLLSLLKLDGARAKPVLTNGVGNGEPPKEETETQSGGSKPVPPMQSLLTIKKILFCSGDFAHLVIACTENRLLIWNLLNLRLQTVLKLSTEQIAIDSKNNLVAVFTKNKELHIFSPSDTLTLYFRKNMPRVLGAVWLPRKQPKAQAFFVNWQSRSILYFLTDNNEIMYLGADDDLNDKKLTFEKEQNFAPVKYSTFGTYAKNQVNTKQNADLNNEATAIGVHGKAAVKSFLEMSSQTMAPLSLLCNDFLKSVIELNVPSEAKKSKTSKNTQLNGFYDSSDNEDDDYKTHRTLIEKVGNITKKENDNTNLLSEEYLHKIAAETIEIDF